The following is a genomic window from Janibacter sp. DB-40.
AGAAGGTCACCGAGGCCAGCGAGGCGATCGCCCGACTGGTGCGGTCCTGACCGCCCAAACGTCGCAGGAGCCTAAGCAGTTGCGACAGGTGACCGCCCGGACGTCGCAAGAGCCTAAGCAGTTGCGACAGGTGACCGCCCGGACGTCGCAAGAGCCTAAGCAGTTGCGGAGAAGGATGGGGTGACGCACCCCCTTCGCCTCCCCGAACCACCCCGCCCGATCAGGAGAATGAAGCCATGGACACCACCCCCTTCTCCCCCTGCGCCGGGACCACGGTGACGACCTGATGTCGACCGTGACCGACCCCCGCTCCGAGTCGACGACGGACGAGCACACCGTCGACCTGGCCATCACGGGGATGACCTGCGCCTCCTGCTCGGCCCGGGTCGAGCGCAACCTCGGCAAGATCGACGGCGTCGACGCCGTCGTCAACCTCGCGACGGAGAAGGCCCGGGTCAGCCACCCGGAGTCGGTGAGCATCGACGAGCTGATCGCGACGGTGGAGAAGTCCGGCTACGGCGCCACCGTCATCGAGCCGGAGGCCCGCCTCACTCCCCCCAAGCACACCCCGGTCGCCCGCGCCGACCTCGCCCGACGCGCGATCGTGGCCGCAGCGCTCGCCGCGGTCGTCGTGCTGCTCGCGATGGGGCCGTGGAGCTTCCCCGCGAACCCGTGGCTGCAGCTGCTCGTGACCACCCCGGTCGTGGTGTGGGCGGCGTGGCCCTTCCACCGCGCGGCGTTCGTCAATGCCCGCCATCTCGCGTCGACGATGGACACCCTCGTCTCTCTCGGTGTCAGCGCCGCGTACCTGTGGTCGCTCGTCACCCTGCTCACCGGCGCGGGCGAGGGCGGGCACTACTACTTCGAGACCGCGGCCGTCATCACCACCTTCCTGCTCATCGGCCGTTGGCTCGAGGCCCGCAGCAAGGACGAGGGGCGCTCCGCACTCACCGAGCTCATGGACCTCGGGGCGAAGGGGGTGGCAGTCCAGCGGATCGACTCGCGCTCCCGGGCCACCACCGAGGTCATCCTGCCGCTGCATGAGCTGCAAGTCGGCGACCACTTCATCGTGCGGCCGGGAGAGAAGGTCGCGACCGACGGCCGCATCATCGACGGCACGAGCTCCATCGACACCTCGCTGGTCACCGGGGAGTCCGTGCCCGTCGACGTGCGCTCGGGTGACCGGGTCGACGCCGGCACCGTCAACACCTCCGGGCGGCTGATCGTCGAGGCGACTGCGGTGGGCTCGGACACGACCTTCGCCGCGATCGTGCGGCTCGTCGAGCAGGCACAGACCGGCAAGGCCGACGTCCAGCGCCTCGCCGACCGGGTCTCCGCGGTCTTCGTCCCCGCCGTCCTGGTGGTCGCGCTGCTGACCTTCGTCGGCTGGTGGATCGGCTCCGGGTCGGCGACGACCGCGATCGGCGTCGCCGTGACGGTGCTGATCATCGCCTGCCCGTGCGCGCTGGGCCTGGCCACGCCGATGGCGCTGCTCGTCGGCACCAGCCGTGGCGCGCAGAAGGGCATCCTCATCAAGGGCCCGCAGGTCCTCGAGGACACCCGCCGCATCGACACCCTCGTCCTGGACAAGACCGGCACGATCACCACGGGCGTCGCCCAGGTGACCGACCTCGCCGCCGCTCCGGGGCTGCACCCCGCAGCCGTCCTCACCGCGGCCGCGGCCGTCGAGACCGGCAGCGAGCACCCGATCGCGCGAGCCATCGTGCGCCGCGCGCAGGACCAGGGGATCAAGATCCCGCGGATCACAGACTTCGAGAGCCTCCCCGGCTCCGGCGCGGTCGCGAGCATCAAGGGCACCCGCGTCACCGTCGGCACGTCCGACCTCTTCGACGAGGTGCCGCCGGAGCTGGCGACGCTCGAGCGCCGCGGCACGACCGTCTTCGTCGGGTGGGAGCGCAAGGCCCGCGGGGCGCTCACCGTGGCCGACGAGGTCCGCGACACCTCCGGCGACGCGATCCGTGCACTGCGGTCCGAGGGCCTGCAGGTGTGGCTGCTCAGCGGCGACGCCGAGCACAACGCGACCGCGATCGCGGCGACCGTCGGCATCGACGCCGAGCACGTCATCGCCGGCGTCCGCCCGCAGGACAAGCACGACGTCATCGAGCGACTCCAGGGCGAGGGTCGGGTCGTCGCGATGGTCGGCGACGGCGTCAACGACGCGGCCGCGATCGTGCGTGCCGACCTCGGGATGGCGATGGGCACCGGCACCGACGTCGCGATGGAGTCGGCCGACATCGTCCTCGTGCACGCCGACCTCGAGTCGGTCCCCCGCGCGATCTCCCTCTCCCGGGAGACGCTGAAGGTGATCAAGCAGAACCTGGGCTGGGCCTTCGGCTACAACATCGCCGCGATCCCGCTCGCCGTGGCCGGTCTGCTCAACCCGATGATCGCCGGCGCCGCGATGGCGATGAGCTCGGTCCTCGTCGTGCTCAACTCCCTTCGGCTGCGCAAGGTGCTGCCGGACGACTGAGGGGGCCGCCCCCTTCGTCGGGTGGATGTATCCGCGCGCGTCCCCACACGCGCGATTACATCGACCCGGCGGCAGGGCGGTGCAGGAGGAGGGCCACTCCGCTGGCGAGGGAGACCACGCCCGTGGCGACCAGGAGCATCGTCATCCCCATGGCGGGAAGCAGCGCGCCGGCCACGGCAGGAGCAGCCACCGAGGCGACCGCGCCCACGACCAGGCACACCGTGAAGGCCGTCCCCGCACGCTCGGGGAGCACCTCGGCAGTCCACACCGCCAGGACCGCCGATCCGGTCATGTAGCCCACGCCGAAGACGCAGGCCGAGGCCGCCACGGCCGGCACGGAGTCACTCGCCAGTCCCAGCGGCGCCAACGCCGCGGCCACCGCCACCAGGCACAGCGCCGCGACCCGGGCACTACCCAGACGCTGCGCGAGCGCCCCCGTCATCACGGCCACCATGCCGGTCGTCCCCATCACCATGTAGAGGACCGGCACGGCTCCAGTCGGGAGGTCGCTGCTCTCGAGGACGTCGGCGGCGTAGGTGAAGTAGACGACGATCGCTGCGAAGTAGACGAGCGAGTAGGCGATCGGCACCCGCAGCACCCGCACCGGCATGATGAGGCCTCGCCACCCGGCTCGCGGGGTCGAGGAGCTGCGCGGCGGTACCTTCGGGACCAGTCGCACGTTGACGATGGCGGCGACGACCGCGGCGAGGGCGATGCCGGTCCAGACCAGACGCCACGAACCCGTCGTGGCCAGGACGGCCAGACCGCCCAGCAGGACCAGGCCGCCGCTGGTGCCCGTCGTGATGATCGCCAGGGCCCGCGGCTGCGCGCGCTCGGGCACCGTCCGCGTCACGATGTCCGAGTACGGTGCCCAGGCCCAGCCGCCCGCACTGCCGGCGAGCACGACGCCCACGGCAAGCAGCCACGGGGACTGCGCGAGGGTCACGATCACCGCCCCGGCCGTACCGCTGACCGCACCGACGCTCGTCGGGGCGCGGGGGCCCCTACGGACGGAGAGCGGCCGCGCGAGCAGCAAACCGGCCAGGTACCCGGCGAACGTCGCGCTCGAGATCAGGCCGAGGACGAGCTCGGACAGCTCGAGGTCCTCCTGGATGTCGGGCAGCGTCACCCCGTAGGCGTACCGCGCCATGCCGAAGGTGACTCCGACCACCGCTGCCCCGGCCGCCCCGACCCGACCGGCCGACGACAACGCCATGCCTTCTCCTCATCCTCGTCATCCGGACGGCACCACAGGCGCTGTCGCTCCTGCCGTGGCCACGTGTCCCGGCAGTTGCCGTGCACTACCCAGCGCAGGCGTTACCCCGTGCCCGTTGGTCGATGCATCCAGGCACGCCGCGATCCCTTCGCCTCGCCCCGAGGAGCCGGACGCGTCTGACGAGGATCGGCCGGGCACTCCCCCTGCGGGTGCCCGGCCGGCCCTCGTCTCCCCTCCCCTTCGTCCCCCTCCCCGCTGGATCGACGTATTCGCGCGTGTCCCCACACGCGGGATCACATCGACTCGGCGGAGCTCAGATCTCGGCCTTCCACGCCTGGGCGATCGTCAGCTTGCCGGAGGTCTGCATCAGCGCCCGCCGGTAGATCCGCTCGGCGAGGAGGACGACTGCGCCGGTCGCGAGGGCGAGCAGGCCGAGGCTGAGCAGCGCCTCCCACCACGCCGACTCGCCGGTGACCAGACGCATCGGCTGCAGGATCGCCGAGAACGGCGGGACCCAGGCGAGCACCTCGGCGACCGTGCCCTCGGCGAAGAGCGCGCCGAAGAACATCACCATGGTCAGCACCGTCACCGGCAGCGAGGTGGATTGGATGTCCTCCTGCCGGGAGGCGAGCGCCCCGGCGACGGCGTACATCGCCGCGATCATCGTGAAGCCCGCGAGGAAGAAGACGACGAACCAGGCCACGCCCGAGGTGAAGCTCGGCAGCAGGTCGCCCCAGTCCGTGAAGGTCACCCCGACGAGGGCGACGACGCCGAAGAGCACGAGCTGGCCCACGGCGAGCGCGACGGCGGCGGCGAGCTTGCCGACGAGCAGCTGGCGAAGGGGGATCGACGTCGCGATGATCTCCACGATGCGGGACTGCTTCTCCTCGGTCACGCTCATCGCGAGGTACATCCCGAAGACGATGGCGGCCATGTAGAACAGGATCGCCATGGCGAAGCCGACCGCCTGGCCGATCATCTGCTGCTCGGCGTCACCGTCGAGGACGTCCGTGGTCACGGAGCTGCCCGCCTGGAGTGCGCCCAGGTCGGTGCCTGCGTCGGCGGCGTTCGCGGCGAGGACGTGCTGGCGGATGGTGTCCTCCGCCATGGCCCGCAGCTCGGGGTCGACCTCGGACTTGCCGATCAGCTGCCAGCCCTCGTCGGTCGGCGAGAGCCAGGCGTCGACCGTCTCCTCCGTGACCGCGGCCTTCGCGGCGGCGGCGTCGTCGACCTCGGTGGTCTCGATCGTCACCGTGTCGTCGTTCCCGGAGCCCTGCTCGACCAGGACCTCACCCATCTGCGCGGACTGGGTGGTGACTGCCACGTCGTAGGTCGTCTCGTTACTGCTCAGCCAGATCTGGAAGCCGATGAGGCCGACGATGATCACGAGGGTGAAGAGGGTCGACCCGAGGAAGGTCTTGTCGCGCAGGCGGACCGACACGTCACGTTGTGCGACGAGTGCCCAGGAGCTCGCGGTGCTCATGCCGTCACCTCTCGGTAGACCTCGGACAGGGGCGGGACGATCGGGCTGACCTCGAGGACACCCCCACGGCGCAGGCCCTCGGCGAGCACCTCGCCGAGGAGCCGGCGGCGCTCCTCCTCGGAGTCGGTCGGGATGTCGATGATCGCGGTCGGTCCGTCGACGTCGACGGCGGCCAGGCCGGGCAGCTCCCGCACCCAGCCGGCGTCGCGGACGGCGACGAGACGGTGGCGCTGCGGCGCTCCACCACGCAGCTCGGTGGGGCTGCCGCTGGCGCGCACCCGGCCCTTGGCGAGGATGACGAGCCTGTCGCAGAGCCGGTCGACGAGGTCGAGTTGGTGGCTGGAGAAGAGGACCGGCACCCCGCGTGAGGTGTGCTCGCGCAGCAGGTCGGCCATCGAGTCGACGGCATCGGGGTCGAGCCCGGAGAAGGGCTCGTCGAGGATCAGCGCTGCCGGCTCGATCGTCAGCGCGGCCGCGATCTGCACCCGCTGCTGGTTGCCGAGGGAGAGGGACTCGACGGGGTCGTGGGCGCGGTCGGCGAGGCGCAACCGCTCAAGGAGGACCATGACCGACCGGCGGGCGGCCGTGCGGGACAGGCCCTTGAGCTGGCCGAGGTGGATCAGCTGGTCGAGGACCTTCTGCTTCGGGTACAGGCCGCGCTCCTCGGGCATGTAGCCGATCGTGCGCTGGTCGGCGGTCGTGATCGGCCGGTCGCCCCAGAGCACCCGTCCCTCGGTGACCGACAGCACGCCCATGATCATGCGCATCGTCGTCGTCTTCCCGGCCCCGTTGCCTCCGACGAAGCCGGTCATCATCCCCTGCTCGACCGTGAAGTCGACGTGGTCGACGGCGGTGAGGTCACCGAACCGTCGCGTCAGCCCCTCCACGGTGATGTCCTGCGGTGTCGTGTCCATGCGGACAACGCTATTGAGCCGACCACCTCGGCGGATCAGCCTCCGGGGTGGTCTCAGGGCGAAGGGGGCCTCCCCCTAGGGGCGGAGGGCGGTGGACCCGACTCGCCCTCCCGACCCACGCAACTGCTTGGGCTCGTGCGGGCCCGGCCGTGCAACTGCTTAGGCTCCTGCGGGCCCGACCCTGCAACTGCTTAGGCTCCTGCGAATCAGAGGGGGCGGCGGGGCCGGTCAGACGATGCTGGCCTCGTGCGCGATGATCACCGCGCCGACCCGGTCGCGCACCTGCAGCTTGGCGAAGATGCTCGACACGTGCGTCTTGACCGTGGCAGCGCCGATGACCAGCTCGCCGGCGATCTCGGCGTTGGAGCGCCCGGCACCGATGAGCCGCAGCACGTCGAGCTCCCGCCCCGTGAGGTACGACAGCAGCTCGGCGTGGCGTCCGCCCTCCTCGGCCCCCTGCGGCGCGGCGGACATCTGCGCGATGACCCGCTTGGTCACCTCGGGGGCCAGCAGCGCGTGCCCGTGCCCGACGGCGCGCAGGGCGTCGACGAGCTGCTCCGCATCCGCGTTCTTCAGCAGGAATCCGCTTGCGCCCGCCTGCAGCGCGTCGAAGAGGTAATCGTCCCGGTCGAAGGTGGTCAGGATGAGCACGTGCCCGAGCCCGCGCTCGACGATCTCGCGGGTGGCGGCGATCCCGTCCATGACCGGCATCTGCACGTCCATGACGATGACATCGGGCCGGTGCGCGGCCGCCAGCTCGACCGCCTCGCGGCCGTTCGCGGCCTCACCGACGACCGCCAGGTCCTCCTCGACCGAGAGCATCATCGCGAAGCCGGACCGGATCAGCGGCTGGTCGTCGACGAGCAGCACCCGCAGCATCCCGCTCACGAGTCACCCCCGGAGCGAAGGGGGATCCGCGCCCGCACGCGGTAGCCGCCCAGCGGGCGTGGTCCCATCTCGACCGCGCCGTGGTGGGAGGAGATCCGCTCCCGGATGCCCAGCTGGCCCATGCCCGTCCCCGATGTCCCGGGGCGCGGACGCCCGTCGTCGGTGACCTCGACCTCCGCGGTGGACGCGTCCACCCGCACCGACACCCGGGCGGTACGTGCGGTCGAGTGCCGAGTGACGTTGGTCAGGGCCTCCTGGGTGGTCCGGTAGAGCGAGTGACCGATCGCGGTGGGCACCCGGTCCAGATCGCCGGGGTCCTCCTCGACGACTTCGTGCACCACGGTGAGCGCGGTGGATGACCGGGAGTCGGCCAGCTGCGGGATGTCACCCAGCCCCGGCTGCGGGGTGTGGTCCGAGCCGTCCCAACCAGCCTCCTCGACGAAGCCGGCGGAACCGTCCGCTCCACCGGCACCGGCTGACCCGGGCACGGCCTCCCCCTTCCGTAGGGTGCCGAGCAGGCCACGCATCTGGCCCACCGCGTCGCGGGAGCCGGACTCGATCCGGCCGAGGGCCCCCTTCGCCGCCTCGGGGTCGGTGTCGAGGACCCGACGGGCCGCTGCCGCCTGCACCCCGATCCCGGAGACGTGGTGGGCGACGACGTCGTGCAGCTCCCGGGCGATGCGCAACCGCTCCTCGATGACCGCGCTCTCGCGCAACCGCTCGGCCTGGCTGCGGATCGTGGCGGCCCGCTCGACGAGGTCGGCGCGCTGCCGGGCGCCGCGCCAGGCCAGCTGCCCGCCGACGACGGCACCGCCGAAGTAGAGGACGTTGACGATCCCGGCGATCAGCGGCGCCGCGACGGTCACCGGGATGAGTGCATCCGGGTCGGGGGTGGTGACCATGTCGCTGGCCACCCGGCCGACGGCGAACCCCCACACCAGCCAGAGGAACATCGCGATGAGGATCACCGTGTAGGTGGCCACCATGGCGCGCCGGTTGCGCGCCCAGGCGACGCCGGCGAAGATCACGAGGAAGTACACGATCTGCGTCGACAGCAGGCTGGACATCAGCATCACGTAGGTGCCGATCGCCCAGTACGCGAGCGTGGCCAGCGACGCGGTGACCAGCGGCCACTGCCGCCGGGTCAGCAGGAAGAGGCAGGGTACGGTGGTCAGCACCCACTGCTGGGTGACGGAGACGTCGACCTCGGAGAGGCTGCCGACGGAGCGCATCAGCTCCAGGACGAAGAGGGAGAGGACCACCGAGGCCAAGGTGAGGACCACGTCCCCGCGGCTGACACCGCTGCCGGGGCGGACCCAGTCGTCGTCGAGCGAAAGGGCGTCACCGAGGCGCTCGACAACAGAAGCCATCCGGCTCGGTCAGAGGGTGACGGGACCGTTGGGGGTGTTGAAGGTGACCGACATCAGGCCGGGCGTGCCGTTGGGCGCGATGAAGTCGAAGTCGATGACCGAGGAGGTCTCCTCCGGAGGCAGGCCACCCAGCCAGTCGCGCACCCGGTCGGGGTCACCGGCGATCTGCAGCGACGCGATGGTCACCTCGGTCTCCGCCTCCTGCGACGGGTGCGGCGAGCCCTCGCCCCACTTGACGAAGAAGGGCAGCTGCGGGTCCGCGAGGGTGCCCTTGATGCCGATCTGCTTCCACAGGAACTCGCGACCGTCGGCGAGGCGCCGGTTGCCGTTGACCGCCTGGCGGTCCAGACGCTTCTCCACCGACTCCAGGTCGTCGTCGACGCGGATGACCCAACCCATCCAGCCGCCACCGGCCTCGGAGCGGGCCCGCACGACCTGACCGAAGGGGGCCTTGTCCGAGCTGGGGTGGTCGAGCACCTCGACGATCTCGACGTACCGCTCGTGCGCCAGCGGCAGGATCATGTTGCGGGTGCCGAACCGCGGGTGCAGACCACCGTCGACCGGTGCGACCCCGAGGGCCTCACCAAGACGCTCGGCGGTGGCCTTGACACCGCTCTGGTCGGCTGCAAAGGAGACGTGGTCAACGCGCATGGTGGCATCGTGACACAGGCCGCAATCGGGCCAGTAATCGGGTCGGTCAGACCGCCCGACGCTGGCGGACCGCCTCGTAGACGACGATGGCCGCCGACGTGGCGACATTGAGCGAATTGGCCTGCCCCACCATGGGAATCCGCACGCGGTGCTGCGCCCGGGCCAGGGCGGCGTCGGTCAGGCCGTACTTCTCGGAGCCGACCGCGACGGCGACCGGGCCGGTGAGGTCGGCGTCCGTGTGGTCGACGTCGGTGTCCGGCGTCGTCGCGACGACGGCGACGCCGTGCTCGGCCAGCCACGTCCACGCCTCGTCGGTGCTCGCGGAGGCGACCGGGACGGAGAAGACCGTGCCCTTGCTCGAGCGGATGACGTTGGGGTTGCCCCAGTCGGTGACCGGGTCGGCGGCGATGACGAGGGCGACCCCTGCCGCGTCGGCGGTGCGGAGCATCGCGCCGAGGTTGCCCGGCTTCTCCACCCCCTCGCAGAGCAGGACCAGCGCCCCCTCGGGCAGGTCGACGTCGGCGAGCGCGCGTCCGGGCGAGGGCACCCGGGCGAGGATCCCGTCCGGCCCCTCGCGGTAGGCGACCTTCTCGAACGCGGACCGACCCAGCTCGACGACCTCCGCACCGGATCGGCGGACGCGCTCGACGAGCGCAGCCCCGGCACCGGGGTCGAGCATCAGGTCGGGGCAGTGGAAGAGGGCGTGCGGCACGACACCGGCGTCGAGGGCGAGCGTGGTCTCCTCGAGACCCTCGAGGAGCGTGGTCCCGGAGCTCTCGCGCACGCGGCGTCGGCGCAGCGTGACGAGGTCCTTCAGGCGCTGGTTGGCGGGAGAGGTGATGACGAGATCGGGCATGGCAGGCACCAGCATGCCGCACAATCGGGTGGTGGCTGCCGATCGTTCCGCTCCCGTCCGCCTCGTGTCGGCAGTGCTCGCCATGACCGGCGTGATGCTGCTCGTCGCGGCGGTCGGCGAGTTCATCGTCGTGCCCTCCGGCCTGGTGCGCGGGATCGACCTCGCATGGGTCGAGCGGGCCCGCGGCTGGATCGACGGACGTCCCGCGCTCGAGGACGCCACCCTGCTGTGGGCCGACCTCAGCGGACCGTGGGTGGTGCACCCGCTCGTGCTGCTGCTCGCAGCCGGTCTCGTGCTCACCGGTCGGGCTCCTCGCCGGGCCCTGCTCGTCGTACCCCTCGGGCTGGCGGGTTGGGCCCTGGGGTCGCTGTGCAAGCTGCTCGTCGCCCGCCCGCGCCCGGAGCCGGACGTCCCGATAGCGATGGTCGACAGCTTCTCCTACCCGAGCGGCCACGCCACCAACGTCGCGCTCGGCGCGGTTCTCGTCATCGCACTGCTGCGGATGGTGGGTCGGCGCTGGATCCGGTGGTCCGCGACGGTGCTCGTCCTCCTCGTCGCGGCCCTGACCGTCCTCAACCGACTCGCGCTCGGGGTCCACTTCGTCAGCGACGTCGTCGCCGGGCTCGTCCTGGGGGTCACCATGGCGCTCGTCGGGCTACGACTGCTCGGTCCCGTCACACCAGGGCGCGAAGGGCGTCACTCGCCTCTCCCGTGAGCCGCGCCGGGTCGGCCGGCCGCCCCGCGCAGAGCATGAGCAGCTCGACCATCGCAGCCTCGACCACCGGCCCCGAGCCGCGGGCCCAGTCGGTGTCGGTCGCGACCATGCGCACGCCGCGCACGACGCGACGGCTGCCGAGGAGGCCCGCCAGGAGGCGGCACCGGTCGGCAGCCACCGAGGCCGCCGTCGGGTCGGGATCGTGGTGCAGCCCGAGCGGGCGCACGATGTCCTGGTGGTGCACGAGCGCATCGACGAGGGTCTCGACGGAGGTCGTCGTCGGGACGTGCCGGGTCGACGTGGCCCATCGCTCGAAGTCGGCGACGATCTGCTCCCGGGGTTGCTGCCCCCTTCGCCGCACGTCGCGGAAGATCGCCTCGTTGTAACCGAGGCGCGCGGCGTCGGCGAAGACCGCGGGCAGCTGACGCCAGCCGATCTGCGGGTTGGAAATGACGTGGGCGGCCACGTCCTGCACGCTCCAGCCGGTGCACAGCGACTCGTGCGCCCACTGCTGCGGCGTCAGCGTGCGCAGGGTGGCGGCGAGCGCCGCCCTCTCGGTGTGGATGTGCCGCCACAGGGTCGCGTGGTCCATGGTCGTCCTCCCGACATGCCCCACCTATATAGTCAGCCTAACTGACTATCTGCGTCAAGGGTGAGGAGCCGATCGTGACCGTGCAGGACGATGCCGAGGGGCTGTCCACGGCGCTGCTGATGTTCATCCCGTTCCGGCACGCCGAGGAGCGGATCCTGCGCGCCCTGACCGACGCCGGGCACGCCATCACCCTCGCCCAGGCCCGCGTCTGCGCACGGATCGGCCCGGACGGCACCCGACTGACCGAGCTCGCCGACGCGGCGCAGATCACCAAGCAGAGCGCTGCCACCCACGTCGAGGCACTCGAGCGTGCCGGGTACGTCGAGCGCGCGCCCGATCCCACCGACGCGCGAGCTCGGCTCGTGCGGCTCACCCCGGCGGCCACTCAGCTGCAGCTCGTCGCCCGCCGGGAGGAGGCTGCCATCGAGGCGGAGTGGACCGCCCACCTCGGCGCCCCGGCGATGCGGCAGCTGCGCAGGTCCCTCGCCCTGCTGCGCGGGATCACCGACCCCTGGGCCTGAGCAGACGGCGAGCCCGCACCCAGGTCGTCCCGGCCGGGAACCGTCAGATGCGCTGGTGGCGCGCCCGGGCCAGGAGGTAGAGGCCGAAGGCGACGAAGCCCACGCCCACGGCCGTGATCAGGTACGGGCCGAAGGGCTCGTCCTTCAGGGACTTCAGCGCCCCGTCCAGACCGGCCGCCTCGGACGACTGGTGCTGCACGGCGGCGAGGACGAAGAAGGCA
Proteins encoded in this region:
- a CDS encoding MarR family winged helix-turn-helix transcriptional regulator, yielding MTVQDDAEGLSTALLMFIPFRHAEERILRALTDAGHAITLAQARVCARIGPDGTRLTELADAAQITKQSAATHVEALERAGYVERAPDPTDARARLVRLTPAATQLQLVARREEAAIEAEWTAHLGAPAMRQLRRSLALLRGITDPWA